The proteins below are encoded in one region of Parvicella tangerina:
- a CDS encoding class I SAM-dependent methyltransferase yields MSLDLKSVSETLWIPLFGKAIETKRSNSQITDLKALEIANKAVELRPELNKWWKALSKESQGLMIWRSLEIDAFVSSYIESTDHPVVVNLGAGLCTRYERMRKLDEDLVWIEIDLPPVKKAWENFYQETEQHAYWTDSIFEDEWLNKIQGIKGQEVLFIAEGLFMYFSKEQVQEIINKIANKIVSAHIVMEVYSKFALLRPHPDVLRTGARKFENPWGVYTGKDFEKWSDKIRHHKDSYFLKHKKALRRVPLSHQFGSIIPFIAKAGKIVYLKTI; encoded by the coding sequence ATGAGTCTTGATCTGAAAAGTGTCTCTGAAACACTTTGGATTCCGTTGTTTGGAAAGGCGATCGAAACAAAGCGAAGCAACTCACAGATTACTGATCTTAAGGCCTTGGAAATTGCTAATAAAGCGGTTGAGCTTAGGCCTGAGTTGAACAAATGGTGGAAAGCCTTGTCCAAAGAATCTCAAGGTCTTATGATCTGGAGGTCGCTAGAAATAGATGCTTTCGTCTCCTCTTATATCGAATCAACTGATCATCCTGTGGTAGTCAACTTAGGAGCGGGACTATGTACCCGATATGAACGGATGCGTAAGTTGGATGAGGATCTCGTCTGGATTGAAATAGACTTGCCTCCTGTCAAGAAAGCCTGGGAAAACTTCTATCAAGAGACAGAACAACACGCCTATTGGACTGATAGTATTTTTGAAGATGAATGGCTGAATAAAATTCAAGGTATAAAAGGCCAGGAGGTCCTTTTTATTGCCGAAGGTCTTTTTATGTATTTCTCAAAAGAACAGGTTCAAGAGATCATCAACAAAATCGCCAATAAAATAGTAAGTGCGCACATTGTTATGGAAGTCTACTCGAAGTTTGCTTTGCTACGACCTCATCCAGATGTTTTGCGAACAGGTGCAAGAAAGTTTGAAAATCCTTGGGGAGTATACACGGGCAAGGACTTTGAAAAGTGGTCGGATAAAATTAGACACCACAAGGATAGCTATTTTCTAAAGCACAAAAAAGCACTCCGAAGAGTGCCTTTAAGTCATCAATTTGGGTCAATTATCCCTTTCATTGCGAAAGCTGGAAAGATCGTTTACCTTAAAACTATTTGA
- a CDS encoding T9SS type A sorting domain-containing protein: MKQLFTLLSLVLALNTFSQQTTHSFTWDGLTREYIKYVPASYDGSSAVPVVFCLHGLGDNMNNFTGIGMNYVADTANFIVITPQAIVDPLIGSSAWNSGASYLGYTLNGSVDDIGFFGAILDTLIADYNIDQSKVFSCGFSMGGFMTNRLGCEMNDRIAAIASVAGTIGGALNCTPGRAVPACHFHGTGDSTVYYEGNLYGNDAEDLATFWATNNNCGGTPTVTALPDIMSDGLTVTHSLYSSCDDGAEVELFRVDSAEHVWLTPANDIFYTTEIWKFFMKHSFESVSVDEVETPSFSVYPNPTNAMLQLELTEINNASIKLYDLLGNELINQKANALTESLDLGDLPSGTYFIKVVDNLKGLSTTQKVVLQH, from the coding sequence ATGAAACAATTATTTACCCTCTTGTCTTTAGTGCTTGCGCTAAACACGTTTTCACAACAAACCACGCATTCTTTTACATGGGACGGACTCACTCGTGAGTACATTAAGTATGTTCCAGCTTCCTATGATGGCTCTTCGGCTGTTCCTGTAGTCTTCTGCTTGCATGGTCTAGGAGATAACATGAACAACTTTACAGGAATCGGAATGAACTACGTTGCTGACACGGCTAACTTTATTGTAATTACACCACAGGCAATTGTAGATCCATTGATTGGGTCTTCTGCATGGAATTCTGGCGCTAGTTATTTAGGTTACACGCTCAACGGCTCCGTAGATGATATTGGCTTTTTTGGAGCGATTTTAGACACTTTGATAGCTGACTATAACATTGATCAATCAAAGGTGTTCTCTTGTGGTTTTTCTATGGGAGGGTTTATGACCAATCGATTGGGGTGTGAAATGAACGATCGCATTGCAGCAATTGCTTCTGTAGCAGGTACTATTGGTGGAGCTCTTAACTGTACACCCGGAAGGGCAGTTCCCGCATGTCATTTTCATGGAACAGGAGACTCAACCGTCTATTATGAAGGAAACTTATACGGTAATGATGCAGAAGATTTAGCCACGTTTTGGGCAACGAATAACAATTGCGGAGGAACGCCAACTGTTACAGCATTACCGGATATCATGAGCGATGGACTGACCGTAACGCATTCGCTTTATTCCTCTTGCGATGATGGTGCTGAAGTGGAGTTATTTCGAGTAGATAGCGCTGAACACGTATGGCTTACACCTGCTAATGATATTTTTTACACCACTGAGATATGGAAGTTTTTTATGAAGCATTCTTTCGAAAGCGTTTCTGTTGATGAGGTGGAAACACCTAGTTTTTCGGTTTATCCAAACCCAACCAATGCAATGTTGCAGCTTGAGCTGACTGAAATAAATAACGCTTCCATTAAGTTGTATGACCTTTTAGGGAATGAGTTAATTAACCAGAAAGCAAATGCGCTGACTGAGTCCCTAGATCTTGGAGACTTGCCGAGTGGAACGTATTTTATAAAGGTCGTAGATAATTTAAAAGGGCTCAGCACCACACAAAAAGTAGTCCTTCAACATTAA
- a CDS encoding PKD domain-containing protein yields the protein MKQLIYIFLLVVGSLVSVSAQLTGNGADNSVSTSYTNGASNDQIYIYCSTPSNPVTGSLTATPPSGTAPFSFSWYEYDSGGNGWAAMSTSVGNTSTVNNLANGGYLVAIQDAGGNPVGCYRAWVFINETTVDAGAPVNGCTPFSLTATPDAVANFVYYNPPPDPLLIDANTEITVCFDAIHTYVSDLGFFLVSPAGNVVELSPNPGATGNSGGSVCNSGDNVNGLCFTTNPAGNFDPCTEAAPYSGTFDSYGETPTPIDWSPIYGEEASQGGWAVQIYDCIGADVGYMSGADISFSGTGTCGPINVSYNSGAISSDINDNSCDAASASIFQVPQNPSVTTPITLNNSISNISWSTGDNTATTSINPAPSGSQMYYVTVTDNFGCTATDSVLFTNTCVCNIDYFEANIGAPDCGGTNTFDITGEVQYSNAPTSGDLIIENCSGDQVVYSYPFPASPINYTISGIPADGTPNCDVTVYFTDDAACTQVVGPYTEPQCVCAFTYIDVNIGLCDPNTNDFEITGTVEFDSPPTSGNLVIEDCNGNTVSYPVGTISSPWNYTLSGINSDGTTNCSITATFDADPTCTVTSPQYDNPASCACAADVGTFNATINGSGTTTTPYMLCFNDEMTITSDNNLNPPEDFSPISDGTGTPINYNPGIAYAVFECPPTVTVPDDITTDPCLVGFIFPTTGNDFSDLNDLGDVPWAGNYTNQTVYYVPITTYGDNANGNYYAISINGGDWCYDMGNTYSVQYLPEITYTETPDCQNGSVAITINGGSPELNGTDFTASNLLPASASFSNTTTGNGGDIVITGLQDGDMYSFDVVDENGCPVAVSGGPFVGLPTADAGADDDVCSLTYTLAATPSIGTGTWTGPAGAVFSNANSATSDVTVPAAGSYTFTWTEDNGGGCTDSDDVTVQFSNLQYAEVVNDPTCGNADGDITLNASNGITAYTYSIDNGANTQGTGSFAGLASGTYDILVEDAIGCQATGTITLTDLGGPTIDNINSNDISCNAACDGDISISATGATQFSIDNGANFVANNTFNSLCAGTYDIVVEDALGCSVSGSVTLTEPTALTHSTTQVDLLCANDCNGEIDITEDGGTGPYQYSIDNGATNQGTGLFQNLCVGTYDILVTDASGCTSTSQVTLTEPAPLSVTIGITDATCYGQCDGMMNSIPTGGTGPGTYNYSWTPAVGGNVPLVTNLCAGAYDLSITDGNGCVLDTNGIVVGAPQAVTIDNVATVDETCGGDCDGSLTINSTGATEWSLDGITYGANNTFNNLCAGTYTVYAQDVNGCSANDQVTIQGPPPVEVVANGSTTICIGQSTTLTSLASGGVGGYTYAWDNGGNTQDINVTPAGSQAYCVVATDANGCNSPASCVNVNLNPPLSVVALSDQSICEGDDAQINAIGSGGNGGPYTYTWDQGIGTGQNQTVSPAFTTIYTVSVSDGCTTPNATANVTITVNTIPNVSFNADNLDGCAPVDVNFTETNVPAGSSCLWSFGDGGASTDCSNVNYSFENPGCWDVTLQVTTPEGCQTSSTITDYICVYDYPDPDFVFGPQPTTILEPTINFTNLTSGATTYTWTFDTAGNQDQSTATNPSYAFGDVGTFEVCLDAVSAEGCPAQACDSVIISEEFIVYVPNAFTPDGDEVNNEFVPIISGIIPDSYEFMVFNRWGELIFQTQIVGDGWDGTYKNVMSQEDVYVWKLKVEDQVGESHEYIGHVTLIK from the coding sequence ATGAAACAACTTATATATATTTTTTTACTTGTAGTCGGATCACTCGTGTCGGTCTCAGCACAGCTAACTGGAAACGGGGCGGACAATAGCGTATCGACTTCTTACACCAACGGAGCATCAAACGATCAGATTTATATTTATTGCTCTACACCATCGAACCCTGTAACAGGATCTTTGACTGCAACTCCCCCCTCTGGTACGGCACCGTTTTCATTTTCATGGTATGAATATGATTCAGGAGGTAATGGTTGGGCAGCTATGTCAACTTCTGTTGGGAACACCTCTACCGTTAACAACTTAGCTAACGGTGGATATCTTGTAGCAATACAAGATGCGGGTGGAAACCCTGTAGGATGCTATAGAGCATGGGTTTTTATCAATGAAACTACCGTTGATGCTGGTGCCCCTGTAAATGGGTGTACGCCTTTCAGTTTAACGGCAACTCCAGATGCAGTGGCTAACTTCGTTTATTACAATCCTCCACCAGATCCTTTACTTATTGATGCAAATACGGAAATAACCGTTTGTTTTGATGCTATTCACACGTATGTTTCTGATTTAGGATTTTTCTTGGTTTCTCCAGCAGGAAATGTTGTTGAACTCTCTCCCAATCCAGGCGCTACTGGAAACTCTGGCGGTTCAGTTTGTAATTCTGGAGACAATGTGAACGGTCTTTGTTTTACCACTAATCCAGCAGGAAACTTTGACCCTTGTACAGAGGCTGCTCCTTACTCTGGAACATTTGATTCCTATGGAGAGACTCCTACCCCTATTGACTGGTCACCTATTTATGGCGAAGAAGCTTCTCAAGGAGGTTGGGCCGTCCAAATTTACGATTGTATTGGTGCAGATGTTGGATACATGTCTGGAGCGGATATCAGCTTCTCTGGAACAGGAACTTGTGGACCGATTAACGTGAGCTATAATTCAGGAGCAATCAGTTCTGACATTAATGACAACTCATGCGATGCAGCTTCGGCTTCGATCTTTCAAGTACCTCAAAATCCCTCGGTTACAACCCCTATTACTCTCAATAACTCAATTTCGAACATTTCATGGAGTACCGGTGATAATACGGCTACCACTTCAATCAACCCTGCACCTTCAGGGAGTCAGATGTACTATGTAACAGTAACGGATAATTTTGGGTGTACAGCAACAGACTCTGTCCTGTTTACCAATACCTGTGTATGTAATATAGATTATTTTGAAGCCAATATTGGCGCTCCCGATTGTGGCGGAACTAACACGTTTGATATAACTGGTGAAGTGCAATATTCTAATGCACCGACCTCTGGAGATCTGATTATAGAAAACTGTTCTGGAGATCAAGTGGTCTATTCTTACCCTTTCCCAGCTTCACCTATTAACTACACGATTTCTGGAATTCCTGCAGACGGCACTCCGAACTGCGATGTTACGGTATACTTTACTGACGATGCGGCATGTACGCAAGTTGTTGGCCCCTATACAGAACCACAATGTGTCTGTGCTTTTACCTACATAGATGTTAATATCGGGCTATGTGACCCTAACACCAATGATTTTGAAATCACTGGAACAGTAGAGTTCGACTCTCCTCCAACCTCTGGAAATCTCGTGATTGAAGATTGCAACGGTAATACCGTGAGTTATCCAGTTGGGACAATTTCAAGCCCTTGGAATTATACGCTTTCTGGAATCAATTCGGATGGAACAACAAATTGTTCAATCACAGCCACTTTTGATGCAGACCCAACATGTACAGTAACATCCCCTCAGTATGACAACCCAGCTTCTTGTGCTTGTGCTGCAGATGTCGGAACATTCAATGCTACTATCAACGGTTCTGGCACAACTACCACCCCTTATATGTTGTGTTTCAATGACGAAATGACCATTACTTCTGACAATAACTTGAACCCGCCAGAAGATTTCTCACCGATTAGTGATGGAACAGGGACTCCTATTAACTATAATCCAGGAATTGCTTATGCTGTTTTTGAATGTCCTCCTACAGTTACGGTTCCAGATGATATCACAACAGACCCTTGTCTAGTTGGGTTTATTTTCCCCACTACAGGTAATGACTTTAGTGACTTGAACGATTTAGGAGACGTGCCATGGGCTGGAAATTACACTAACCAAACTGTTTATTATGTTCCTATCACAACCTATGGCGATAATGCAAACGGAAATTATTATGCCATATCAATTAATGGCGGAGATTGGTGTTACGATATGGGTAATACTTACTCTGTTCAGTACTTACCGGAAATCACATACACGGAGACACCAGACTGTCAGAACGGAAGTGTTGCGATAACTATTAATGGTGGTAGTCCTGAGCTGAACGGCACAGACTTCACTGCAAGTAACCTTCTTCCTGCATCGGCTAGTTTTAGTAACACCACAACGGGTAATGGTGGGGATATTGTTATCACGGGACTACAAGACGGTGACATGTATTCTTTTGATGTAGTAGATGAAAATGGCTGTCCAGTAGCGGTTAGTGGAGGTCCTTTTGTCGGACTGCCAACAGCAGATGCTGGTGCAGATGATGATGTCTGTTCATTGACTTACACTTTAGCTGCAACACCTTCGATCGGTACAGGTACCTGGACAGGTCCTGCTGGTGCAGTATTTAGCAATGCGAATAGCGCAACAAGTGATGTTACCGTTCCCGCAGCTGGATCATACACGTTTACCTGGACAGAAGATAACGGTGGTGGTTGTACTGACAGTGATGACGTCACAGTTCAATTCTCAAATCTGCAATACGCTGAAGTTGTTAATGACCCTACTTGTGGAAATGCTGACGGAGATATCACCCTGAACGCTTCCAATGGTATTACTGCTTACACCTACAGCATTGACAACGGAGCCAATACCCAAGGAACTGGTTCTTTTGCTGGACTTGCCTCTGGAACCTACGACATTCTGGTTGAAGATGCAATTGGTTGTCAAGCAACTGGAACTATTACGCTTACTGACCTTGGCGGACCAACCATTGATAACATTAACAGTAACGATATTTCATGTAACGCAGCCTGTGATGGTGACATTTCTATCTCTGCAACAGGAGCTACTCAATTTAGCATTGATAATGGGGCTAACTTTGTTGCTAATAATACCTTCAATAGTTTATGCGCTGGAACCTACGACATTGTTGTTGAAGATGCCCTCGGTTGTTCTGTATCTGGCAGTGTTACCTTAACCGAACCTACGGCACTCACCCACTCAACGACACAGGTTGATCTGCTGTGTGCTAATGATTGCAATGGGGAGATTGATATTACCGAAGACGGAGGTACAGGACCATATCAGTATAGCATTGATAACGGTGCAACTAATCAGGGAACTGGTCTCTTTCAAAACCTGTGTGTAGGAACCTATGATATTTTAGTTACTGATGCCAGTGGATGTACTTCTACTTCTCAGGTTACCTTAACAGAGCCAGCGCCTCTAAGCGTAACGATTGGTATCACTGATGCAACCTGCTATGGTCAGTGCGATGGTATGATGAACTCTATTCCTACTGGAGGTACAGGGCCAGGAACTTACAACTACAGTTGGACGCCAGCTGTTGGTGGTAATGTTCCATTAGTTACTAACCTTTGTGCAGGAGCCTATGATCTGTCCATCACAGATGGCAATGGTTGTGTCTTAGACACTAACGGAATTGTTGTTGGAGCTCCTCAGGCGGTTACCATTGACAATGTGGCAACAGTAGATGAAACGTGTGGTGGTGATTGTGATGGTAGTTTAACCATTAACTCAACAGGAGCTACTGAATGGAGTCTTGATGGCATAACTTATGGAGCGAATAATACTTTTAACAACTTGTGCGCAGGTACATATACGGTTTATGCACAGGATGTAAATGGGTGTTCTGCCAATGATCAGGTTACTATTCAAGGACCTCCACCAGTGGAAGTAGTAGCTAATGGTTCTACTACAATTTGTATTGGTCAAAGCACAACACTTACCTCTCTTGCCTCAGGTGGTGTTGGAGGATATACTTATGCCTGGGATAATGGAGGTAACACACAAGATATTAATGTTACTCCAGCAGGTTCGCAAGCTTATTGTGTTGTCGCAACTGATGCGAATGGTTGTAACTCACCAGCTTCTTGTGTCAATGTGAACCTGAACCCACCTTTAAGTGTGGTTGCACTGTCAGATCAATCCATCTGTGAAGGGGATGATGCCCAGATCAATGCAATTGGAAGTGGAGGTAACGGAGGTCCGTATACCTACACTTGGGATCAAGGCATTGGCACTGGCCAAAATCAAACGGTATCACCAGCATTTACCACTATTTATACGGTTAGTGTATCTGATGGATGTACAACTCCAAATGCAACAGCTAACGTTACAATCACAGTAAACACCATCCCTAATGTGTCTTTCAACGCTGATAACTTAGACGGATGTGCACCTGTAGATGTCAACTTTACAGAAACAAATGTCCCAGCAGGATCAAGCTGTTTGTGGTCGTTTGGTGATGGTGGTGCAAGCACTGATTGCAGCAACGTAAATTATTCTTTTGAAAATCCTGGGTGTTGGGATGTGACATTGCAAGTAACGACTCCTGAAGGATGTCAGACGTCCAGCACGATTACAGATTACATTTGTGTATATGATTATCCTGATCCAGACTTTGTATTTGGACCACAACCTACAACGATCCTTGAGCCTACCATTAATTTTACCAATTTAACATCTGGGGCTACCACCTACACATGGACCTTTGATACAGCAGGTAATCAAGATCAGAGTACAGCAACGAATCCAAGCTACGCTTTTGGAGATGTTGGAACCTTTGAGGTTTGTTTGGATGCAGTAAGCGCAGAAGGGTGCCCTGCACAGGCATGTGATAGCGTAATTATTTCTGAAGAGTTTATCGTTTATGTTCCAAATGCATTTACACCAGATGGTGACGAAGTAAATAATGAGTTTGTTCCAATTATTAGTGGAATTATTCCTGACTCTTATGAATTTATGGTATTCAACCGATGGGGAGAGCTTATCTTCCAAACACAAATCGTTGGAGATGGTTGGGACGGTACTTATAAGAATGTAATGTCTCAGGAAGACGTTTACGTTTGGAAACTAAAAGTTGAAGATCAAGTAGGGGAATCCCATGAATACATTGGGCACGTAACCTTGATCAAATAG